A window from Marinagarivorans cellulosilyticus encodes these proteins:
- a CDS encoding NAD-dependent malic enzyme — protein MVKEKSMSAHNLRGFDLLSSVRHNKGTAFNHQEREALGLRGLLPPAVFGLDDHKRRALANIRRKDSDIERYVFMQSLMGRNQTLFYRLVIDHIEELMPIIYTPTVGQACREFAHIFRQPRGFYISPSDKGDIRTILNNWPEKDIRVVVITDGERILGLGDLGTNGMGIPIGKLALYTACAGIPPEQCLPVMLDVGTNNQALREDPLYLGTPIPRIRGEDYIQLVDEFVTAIQDAFPKALIQFEDFLTPNAYALLNTYRNQVLCFNDDIQGTAAVALAGVYASCKPAGKQFKDLKVMFLGAGSAATGIADLLKVALMAEGLSEPEALARLWFVDVSGLVVKGRTDLMSHNLPYAHAHTQMPFIEAIEDIKPDVLIGATGCPGTFNQSVIRKMCEHNARPVIFALSNPTSQAECTAEQAYAWSNGHVIFASGSPFAPVEYDGNRYQPGQGNNAYIFPGIGLGAIVAEAKLISDEMFLAAASTLAQCVTEEEVAAGSVYPKLTRIREVSLDIAVAVAKTAYAQALAQSEPPLNLRETIAQRMYDPHYE, from the coding sequence ATGGTCAAGGAGAAATCAATGAGCGCACATAACCTTCGCGGTTTTGACTTGCTCTCCAGTGTTCGTCACAACAAAGGTACTGCCTTTAATCATCAAGAGCGCGAAGCGCTTGGGCTGCGCGGTTTGTTACCGCCCGCTGTTTTTGGCTTGGACGATCACAAGCGCCGAGCGCTGGCCAATATTCGGCGAAAAGACAGCGACATCGAACGCTACGTATTTATGCAGTCGCTTATGGGGCGCAACCAAACGCTGTTCTATCGCTTGGTAATTGACCACATAGAAGAGCTAATGCCCATTATTTACACCCCCACCGTAGGCCAAGCTTGTCGCGAGTTTGCCCATATATTTCGCCAACCGCGCGGCTTTTATATTAGCCCTAGCGATAAAGGCGACATTCGTACAATTCTGAATAACTGGCCCGAAAAAGACATTCGCGTTGTCGTTATCACCGACGGTGAACGCATACTCGGCTTAGGCGATTTAGGTACCAATGGCATGGGCATCCCCATTGGCAAGCTAGCGCTTTACACCGCTTGCGCTGGCATTCCACCGGAGCAATGCCTACCTGTTATGCTGGATGTTGGCACTAATAACCAAGCCCTACGTGAAGACCCACTTTACCTTGGCACACCGATACCGCGCATTCGCGGGGAAGACTACATTCAGTTAGTCGACGAATTCGTTACCGCTATTCAAGATGCTTTCCCCAAGGCTTTAATTCAATTTGAAGACTTCCTAACGCCCAATGCCTACGCATTATTAAATACTTACCGCAATCAAGTGCTGTGTTTTAACGACGACATTCAAGGCACGGCAGCCGTAGCACTTGCCGGCGTATATGCCAGCTGCAAACCAGCCGGCAAGCAATTCAAAGACCTAAAAGTAATGTTTTTAGGCGCAGGCTCTGCCGCTACAGGGATAGCCGACCTATTAAAAGTCGCCTTAATGGCCGAAGGTCTTAGTGAACCCGAAGCCTTGGCCCGACTGTGGTTTGTTGATGTTAGCGGTTTAGTCGTTAAAGGCCGCACCGACTTAATGTCCCACAACCTGCCCTATGCCCACGCACACACGCAAATGCCTTTTATCGAAGCCATAGAAGACATCAAGCCCGATGTGCTAATCGGTGCAACAGGCTGCCCCGGCACGTTCAACCAAAGCGTGATTCGTAAAATGTGCGAACACAATGCACGCCCAGTGATATTTGCCCTATCAAACCCAACCTCTCAAGCAGAATGCACTGCCGAACAAGCTTATGCTTGGAGCAATGGCCACGTCATTTTTGCCAGTGGTAGCCCTTTTGCGCCGGTGGAATATGACGGCAACCGCTACCAACCGGGCCAAGGTAACAATGCTTACATTTTCCCAGGTATTGGCCTAGGCGCTATTGTGGCCGAGGCGAAGTTGATTTCTGACGAAATGTTTTTAGCCGCCGCAAGCACACTAGCCCAATGCGTCACCGAAGAAGAAGTAGCCGCAGGCTCGGTTTACCCCAAGCTAACGCGCATCCGTGAGGTATCGCTAGATATTGCCGTGGCCGTTGCCAAAACAGCCTACGCACAAGCACTCGCTCAGTCCGAGCCACCACTTAACCTGCGAGAAACCATCGCCCAAAGAATGTACGACCCACACTACGAATAA